CACATTCACACGTGTTATTCCATAGACTCTTGGATTTACTGCTCTCCTTATGTAATGATTTGcgaatcttttatttttaggagtgactttcttctttaatttacAGTGTGGTAGGtggtgaattttgataaatgtcaaattttgtgcagTATACTGTTTGTGGGTTTGAGATTTATGTCTATTGTCTTGAGTATGCTCCATGtgcatttccttttcttttattgcaGAAGATGCAGACAGCGAGTTGGAAGATTTCAAAGCGTTGCTTGACTATGTTTCTCTTAAATCCCCAAAGGTATCTTCTGCCttaattttgttgaaatatattttgtattttctgtTTAATGTTGTTAAGGGGTTCCAATTTTCACAGGATCTTTCTCTGAGTAAAGGAAGTGATATGCCAGGAGGAGAGTGGCATTCTAAGAAATTGGAAGCTGAAGTAAGGAGGTTAAAGCATGAATATGAGAAGCTTGCCTTAGAGAAGAGTTCTGAGATATCTGCACTGTTGGCAGAGAAAAATTTTGTATGGAATCAGTATAAAATACTGGAAAATGATTACACCAGTAAATTAAAGAGTAAGCATTCTGAAGTTGAACAAGCAAATGAGAAGGCAAAGAAGCTTCTCGCCAGTATGGAGCAACTGCAGTCACTGAATGATGAAAAGGATGAAACAATTGCAAGATTAAAAGATAAAGTGAAGTTGATGGAGGCTGACTCAAGTAAGTTGAATGAAGAAAATTCGAGACTCTCCAAGGAGTTGGAGTTGTTAAAAAAGTCTAGAAGTGCTCCAGTCACACCCGTGTTAAATCGTTGTCCGGTAGGAGCAAGACCTTCTTGTTTGAGAGACAAGAACAGCAGCAGGGATAGAAGTAATGTTATTGTCAAAAAGGAATCATCCGCTGTACAAGCCCCTGGTTCTGCAAAGGACACTGAAAAGGTACTCAAGAATTAGTTTTCCTTGCCACATTGTAGCTATAATTAGTATATCTTGCTGCAACTGCTGGATAATTCATCTGCTTCATGTGACACAGAAACCTTTCACTGCAAATGTCATAGATAATCATGATTAGAGCTGACTAAAAGCATTGTTTATTGATTGCTTGTGAAGATCTTGTTAAAATGTTTGAGTTAAATAGCTCTCACTAGCAAGAAAAGGTTATGGTGCATGATACAAATTCCTACTTTGAATAAATTATATGTGAAGCAATTTGACAATACCTTGTAATATCCTGAATAAAAACTGCAATCtctgaatttaaataatttgtttataaaGTTTAAAGGTTAAATAATCTGTTTAGAAAGTTATAAACTTTACAGTGCTCAGTCACTCATCTTTGTTTTAAAGTATGATGAGTACCTATCTTTTTCTCTAATTCATTGACATTTATGTTTGTAATTTGTCCATAGGATGAGGCACATGCATGCAAGCATacatacaaaaataatagaagatATTTCTATTCTTCCTATTTTTAAACAACATGAAAAGCTACCATACCCCAacccctctttcttttttgtccaGGGAAGCAGAGGTTTAAAGAGGAAAGGTGTTTATTCTGCTCCCATTTCAGAGCTCCCAAAATTGTTCTCATCCAACTTCAAGGTTCCCAAGCTGAAGACACGTGCAAATGAAAATATACCACTTTTTCCCCAGCTTTAAACTGAAAAAGGTAGCAGTCATACTTGTATGGTTTGTTGAGGTTCACTAGTGGCTACTGTTGTAATTCTTATATTCTTTTGCTTTCTATGTAATTTAGCTTTAGTCTAGGGAAAGttttttgttcatatcttcTAATGAACGTAATGTAGATTCATCTGTTaatattctttcttctttttctctctttgatctctTTTAGTCATTCTTTCTACTTCCATGAGTAATTCCTGATTTTATAAATGTCGTTCAAGTGGCAACGCCCAGTTAGTTGCTATTACACAGTATTTTTCTGACATGTCCTGCTTCCCAATCTAGTACTAGAATTGGGTCTCCAAACGGAGTTTTCTTATGCTATGGCTTAGGTCATGTTTCTAGACTCCTGATATGTTTGAAGTGGTGCTTATTTGAGAGAGTCTAGCACAACTTTTACCGCAGTTGACCGTGAATGGTAgagaaaaaatgatgaattgATGCGAGTGATTGTTTAGTAATCACAGTTGACAACTTTAGCAAATTATGATAAATAGTGTGGTCTTTTTTAGAAGAACGGTTAAGATTTTTGGGACTCATATTCTTTGGAGATAGTTTCTTTTGAAACCGGCTTATGCAATGTCTTCTTGCATTTGGTGGGCCTCACACACTTGTGGGACCCATGTGTTGGAGATTGTCTCAAAAGttaatttttcatattcatAACAATGTTAACATAGTGGACTATGGAGACCCAACTCAATCTCAATCTACGCATTCACTCAGAGAAATGcatgttttacttttaattaATCATTAGCAAATTAGCAACTCCATTTAACCTGCATGGGTTATGGCGCTGAAGGCTATGATCCAAGACTTCGTCATTGCATCATAGTTTGTGATGAAGAAGCCACTGACTGGGACCCAAATTGAATCTTGAATCCATGCTCTAAAAGGGGTTTCATGGATAAACGATAGGAAAGTTTACTACTTTCTTTGTCCCCCAAATCAGACAGATATCATCTTtaaagaaaactaaattttgTGATTTATCGTTTGTAATAAAGTACTTCAATCACTATATATTCTCACCAATCATTACAAGGTACAGACCATTAACACTAACTAATCTTTTACTCGTCTAGAATTTCAAGAACTAGTAACACCATAAAATTATAGGTTCTTACACTAATCAATTAAGACATTTTGACTTTCTAGGCCATTCAATGCACTCTTAGAACTAGTAGTATGACCCCCAAATTGGTGGCCACCACTTGGAATGAAAATAAGGCTGGTAAGAGACCATAACCAAAAGCAAAACCAGCAACAAAGCCAGGGGCCAAGGCAAGCTCTGAGCTTGATGAACAACAGGAGTCTTTGTAATTGGGGCAATAATTACAATCCTTCCATATTTGGTGACCGAGTGCATGACAAAGATTAGCAGCACAGGCAATACGAAGAGGAACATCTTAAAGTTGATGAGGTTTTTGTGCATCTGTGACTTGTAGCCTGTGTAAGAGGAGAGCACCATTAAAAGAACAATGATACCAGCTATAGCAAGTAGAGGCATAGGAGGTGCAGACACAGAGGCTAGTGTTTGCTCTGTCCACCCTTGCTTCCATCCCCTTCTTTCCCTAAAAAACCAGcccatctttctttctttcactcaCTCAAAGCTTTTTCTCTAGCTTGTTGCTTCTCTTATTGTGAGAATGGGGTTTATTAATATAGTGGAAGTGATGCAAAGgttgtttctttgtttgctttGGCATAAATTCTGGCGTTTAGATTCCATCCCCAACCGACCTTCTTTTTGGACATGCCCATCGCACTGAGTTGGAATTGATACCCAATATACAGCTtcattgtcttttaattttttttcttaaagacgAATATAGAATGAAGGAATatattcttactttttttttcttctctattatttcattttttaaatttattttcttcaaatctaaGCCTTGATTGGTGGAAGGTTTGGAACTTAATTAGGTTGGTAACAAGGGTTGTACACAAACCAATGAATTCAAGattgatcattttattttattttaaccatgACAATCttgaactaattaaaaaaaaaaatcttatatatatagtaaatgctacaactaaaatttttcaacCTCTTTATAAATCTatactaataattaaataaatcagtatataactatatattatGCTTATTGACACCACTACCTAGTTCGAATGGTGGGCATTGTATACAAAGTGTAAAAGCtgggtatgtttggtaattttttttttccttattttttgtttctgaaaacaatttttttatttttgacactaaaaaacttttttggcaacccaaaatggacagaaaacaaaaaattttctcaaaattcaatttgtgaaggaaactaaaaacatgcaaaatgctgttttcaatttctaattttcaaaaatcaatgaaaacatgcatttgatttaataaatctatctcatttaatgagttaacatTAGAATTCAAATCTTAGTAgcaatatattttagtattttctatttttttcttcaaaaaactctctttttatttttaactaaccaaacatgttttttatttcaaaaatacaagaaaattgttcttttttttatatccccaaaaacaagtttttggaaatagaaaacaaaagctATTACCAAATATAACCTTAATTTCAATAATGTTTTCCATGCAACTTTTAAATTCAATCATACAATATGCC
This DNA window, taken from Quercus robur chromosome 2, dhQueRobu3.1, whole genome shotgun sequence, encodes the following:
- the LOC126712405 gene encoding uncharacterized protein LOC126712405; its protein translation is MVTKELSEISSDRQKWDKIFNGLVRMLKTQQTQLVTLVNDRKFLEDRIKMQHERWVSDISLYEDHIFQLKGDLVMQEKTHSLEILKSNLVMSLKHREAFLEKLISEDADSELEDFKALLDYVSLKSPKDLSLSKGSDMPGGEWHSKKLEAEVRRLKHEYEKLALEKSSEISALLAEKNFVWNQYKILENDYTSKLKSKHSEVEQANEKAKKLLASMEQLQSLNDEKDETIARLKDKVKLMEADSSKLNEENSRLSKELELLKKSRSAPVTPVLNRCPVGARPSCLRDKNSSRDRSNVIVKKESSAVQAPGSAKDTEKGSRGLKRKGVYSAPISELPKLFSSNFKVPKLKTRANENIPLFPQL
- the LOC126694983 gene encoding uncharacterized protein LOC126694983; the protein is MGWFFRERRGWKQGWTEQTLASVSAPPMPLLAIAGIIVLLMVLSSYTGYKSQMHKNLINFKMFLFVLPVLLIFVMHSVTKYGRIVIIAPITKTPVVHQAQSLPWPLALLLVLLLVMVSYQPYFHSKWWPPIWGSYY